In one window of Megalops cyprinoides isolate fMegCyp1 chromosome 24, fMegCyp1.pri, whole genome shotgun sequence DNA:
- the LOC118770999 gene encoding interferon regulatory factor 4-like has protein sequence MNSESDYGATVSCGNGKLRQWLIEQIDSGKYPGLVWESDDKTIFRIPWKHAGKQDYNRDEDAALFKAWALFKGKFREGIDKPDPPTWKTRLRCALNKSNDFDELVDRSQLDISDPYKVYRIIPEGAKRGAKQISVEDPSSHSNSHGFSVHPSYPPLQPQVPGYIPHERRDWRDFVQDPQTPTELQFGQCPYPPRNLSWQGVPCENGYQVTGSFYTCSPTESQPPPAFSLDPSMRSAEAMALSDCRLHISLFYRESLVKEVTTSSLEGCRISTCMDDKLPSSMDQVLFPFPYPQSQRKGAEKLPAALERGVLLWMAPDGLYAKRLCQGRVFWEGPLAPFADKPNKLEKEQTCKLLDTQQFLSELQGFAYHGRPAPRFQVVLCFGDEYPDPQRQSKMITAQVEPVFAKQLLYFAQQSSGHYSRGYEMPVQSATPTEDYQRPIHHHALPE, from the exons ATGAACTCAGAGAGTGACTACGGCGCGACAGTCAGTTGTGGCAATGGGAAGCTTAGACAATGGCTAATTGAGCAGATTGACAGCGGGAAGTACCCTGGATTGGTTTGGGAAAGTGACGACAAAACCATTTTCAGAATCCCCTGGAAACACGCCGGAAAACAGGACTACAACAGAGACGAGGATGCTGCGCTCTTTAAG GCCTGGGCCCTCTTCAAGGGGAAATTCAGGGAGGGGATCGATAAGCCAGACCCCCCCACCTGGAAGACGCGACTCCGCTGTGCGCTCAACAAAAGCAACGACTTCGACGAGCTGGTGGACAGGAGCCAGCTGGACATATCAGACCCCTACAAAGTCTACAGGATCATCCCCGAAGGAGCCAAGAGAG GAGCCAAGCAGATAAGCGTGGAGGACCCGTCTTCTCACTCCAACTCTCACGGCTTCTCCGTTCACCCATCATACCCACCCCTGCAGCCTCAG GTGCCCGGCTATATTCCTCATGAGAGGAGGGACTGGAGGGACTTTGTGCAGGACCCACAGACgcccacagagctgcagttcGGCCAGTGCCCATACCCCCCGCGCAACCTCTCCTGGCAGGGGGTGCCCTGTGAGAACG GGTATCAGGTAACAGGGTCCTTCTACACCTGTTCACCCACAGAGTCCCAGCCTCCTCCAGCCTTCTCTCTGGACCCCAGCATGAGGTCAGCGGAGGCCATGGCTCTCTCTg ACTGCCGCTTGCACATCTCCCTGTTCTACCGCGAGTCCCTGGTGAAGGAGGTGACCACCAGCAGCCTGGAGGGCTGCCGGATCTCCACCTGCATGGACGACAAGCTGCCCAGTAGCATGGACCAGGTGCTGTTCCCCTTCCCCTACCCCCAGTCGCAGAGGAAAGGGGCGGAGAAGCTGCCTGCCGCGCTGGAGAGGGGCGTGCTGCTGTGGATGGCGCCCGACGGGCTCTACGCCAAGCGCCTGTGCCAGGGCCGGGTGTTCTGGGAGGGGCCGCTGGCACCCTTCGCCGACAAGCCCAACAAGCTGGAGAAGGAGCAGACCTGCAAGCTGCTCGACACGCAGCAGTTCCTCAGCG AGCTCCAGGGCTTTGCCTATCATGGTAGGCCTGCCCCCAGGTTCCAGGTGGTCCTCTGTTTTGGGGACGAGTACCCCGACCCCCAGAGGCAAAGCAAGATGATCACTGCCCAG GTGGAGCCAGTGTTCGCCAAGCAGCTCCTCTACTTCGCCCAGCAGTCCAGCGGTCACTACAGCCGCGGGTACGAGATGCCGGTGCAGTCGGCCACCCCCACGGAGGACTACCAGAGGCCTATCCACCACCACGCCCTCCCGGAGTGA